From Streptomyces sp. CMB-StM0423, a single genomic window includes:
- a CDS encoding cystathionine gamma-synthase, whose translation MSQPSFETVAIHAGQEPDPATGAVVPPIHQVSTYKQDGVGGLRGGYEYSRSANPTRTALEQNLAALEGGARGLAFASGLAAEDCLLRTALTPGDHVVIPDDAYGGSFRLFAQVASRWGVEFSVAHTGDPAAVRAALTDRTKLVWVETPSNPLLGITDIAASAAVAHEAGALLVVDNTFASPYLQQPLALGADVVVHSTTKYMGGHSDVVGGALVVADRELGERLAFHQNAMGAVAGPFDAWLVLRGIKTLAVRMDRHSANAARVAHMLDRHPRVTHVYYPGLEDHPGHETAAKQMRDFGGMVSFRVEGGEEAAVEVCNRARLFILGESLGGVESLIEHPGRMTHASAAGSPLEVPDDLVRLSVGIESVDDLLADLTQALGG comes from the coding sequence ATGAGCCAGCCCAGCTTCGAGACCGTCGCCATCCACGCGGGCCAGGAGCCCGACCCGGCGACGGGCGCGGTCGTACCGCCGATCCACCAGGTGTCCACGTACAAGCAGGACGGGGTGGGGGGCCTGCGCGGAGGCTACGAGTACAGCCGTTCCGCGAACCCCACCCGCACCGCCCTGGAGCAGAACCTCGCCGCGCTGGAGGGCGGGGCCCGCGGCCTCGCGTTCGCCTCCGGCCTGGCCGCGGAGGACTGCCTGCTGCGCACCGCGCTCACCCCCGGCGACCACGTGGTCATCCCGGATGACGCGTACGGCGGCTCCTTCCGGCTCTTCGCGCAGGTCGCGTCGCGCTGGGGGGTGGAGTTCTCGGTCGCGCACACCGGGGACCCGGCGGCGGTACGGGCCGCGCTGACCGACCGTACGAAGCTGGTGTGGGTGGAGACGCCCAGCAACCCGCTGCTCGGCATCACCGACATCGCCGCCTCCGCCGCCGTCGCGCACGAGGCCGGCGCCCTGCTCGTCGTCGACAACACCTTCGCCAGCCCCTACCTGCAGCAGCCGCTGGCGCTCGGCGCCGACGTCGTCGTGCACTCCACGACCAAGTACATGGGCGGGCACTCGGACGTCGTCGGCGGCGCGCTCGTCGTGGCCGACCGCGAGCTGGGCGAGCGGCTGGCGTTCCACCAGAACGCGATGGGCGCGGTGGCCGGGCCGTTCGACGCCTGGCTGGTGCTGCGCGGCATCAAGACGCTGGCCGTACGGATGGACCGGCACAGCGCCAACGCGGCCCGCGTCGCGCACATGCTGGACCGGCACCCGCGCGTGACGCACGTGTACTACCCGGGCCTCGAAGACCACCCCGGGCACGAGACGGCCGCGAAGCAGATGCGCGACTTCGGCGGCATGGTGTCGTTCCGCGTCGAGGGCGGCGAGGAGGCGGCGGTCGAGGTCTGCAACCGGGCGCGGCTGTTCATCCTCGGGGAGTCGCTGGGCGGCGTCGAGTCGCTGATCGAGCACCCGGGGCGGATGACGCACGCCTCGGCGGCGGGGTCGCCGCTGGAGGTGCCGGACGACCTGGTGCGGCTGTCGGTCGGGATCGAGTCGGTGGACGACCTGCTGGCGGACCTCACGCAGGCCCTGGGCGGCTGA
- a CDS encoding PPOX class F420-dependent oxidoreductase, with protein sequence MTQGPAPRPLSDEALSGLLGKQQFGTLATVKRSGHPHMTTLLYDWDPDARVVRFSTTVDRVKVAHLRRDPRAAVHVRGDDVWSFAVAEGEAEVSDVSTAPGDAVGRELLAMVPGAAKPEDEGAFLEQMVAERRVVIRLKVNRLYGTALDVTG encoded by the coding sequence GTGACTCAAGGACCGGCGCCTCGCCCACTCTCCGACGAAGCCCTCTCGGGTCTCCTCGGCAAGCAGCAGTTCGGCACTCTCGCCACCGTCAAGCGCAGTGGCCATCCCCATATGACGACCCTGCTGTACGACTGGGACCCGGACGCTCGCGTCGTGCGGTTTTCGACGACGGTCGACCGGGTCAAGGTTGCGCACCTGCGGCGCGATCCGCGGGCGGCGGTGCATGTGCGGGGGGACGATGTGTGGTCGTTCGCCGTTGCCGAAGGGGAGGCCGAGGTGTCCGACGTCTCGACGGCCCCGGGGGATGCGGTGGGGCGGGAACTGCTTGCGATGGTTCCGGGGGCTGCGAAGCCGGAGGACGAGGGCGCGTTCCTGGAGCAGATGGTCGCCGAGCGGCGCGTGGTCATCCGGTTGAAGGTGAACCGGCTGTACGGAACGGCACTCGACGTCACGGGCTAG
- the mca gene encoding mycothiol conjugate amidase Mca: MSDDLRLMAVHAHPDDESSKGAATMAKYVSEGVEVLVATCTGGERGSILNPKLQGDAFIEKNMHEVRRKEMAEAREILGVKQAWLGFVDSGLPEGDPLPPLPEGCFALQEVDEAAEALVRLIREFKPQVITTYDENGGYPHPDHIMTHKITMAAFDAAGDPARYPDAGEPWQPLKVYYNQGFNRPRTVALHEAMLSRGLESPYGEWLERWKEFERKERTITTYVPCADFFAIRDKALIAHATQIDPDGPFFKIPMEVQQEVWPTEEYELAKSLVDTSLPEDDLFAGIRDN, encoded by the coding sequence GTGAGCGATGACCTGCGGCTGATGGCCGTCCACGCACACCCCGACGACGAGTCGAGCAAGGGTGCGGCCACCATGGCCAAGTACGTCTCGGAGGGCGTAGAGGTCCTGGTCGCCACCTGCACGGGAGGCGAGCGGGGGTCGATCCTGAACCCGAAGCTTCAGGGCGATGCCTTCATCGAGAAGAACATGCACGAAGTACGGCGCAAGGAGATGGCCGAGGCGCGGGAGATCCTCGGCGTGAAGCAGGCGTGGCTGGGGTTCGTCGACTCCGGGCTGCCGGAGGGGGACCCGCTGCCGCCGCTGCCGGAGGGCTGCTTCGCCCTGCAGGAGGTCGACGAGGCGGCGGAGGCGCTCGTCCGGCTGATCCGCGAGTTCAAGCCGCAGGTCATCACGACCTACGACGAGAACGGCGGCTATCCCCACCCCGACCACATCATGACCCACAAGATCACGATGGCCGCCTTCGACGCCGCCGGCGACCCCGCGCGCTACCCGGACGCGGGCGAGCCCTGGCAGCCGCTGAAGGTCTACTACAACCAGGGCTTCAACCGGCCGCGGACCGTCGCGCTGCACGAGGCGATGCTCTCGCGCGGGCTGGAGTCGCCGTACGGGGAGTGGCTGGAGCGGTGGAAGGAGTTCGAGCGCAAGGAGCGCACGATCACGACGTACGTGCCGTGCGCCGACTTCTTCGCGATCCGCGACAAGGCGCTGATCGCGCACGCGACGCAGATCGACCCCGACGGGCCGTTCTTCAAGATCCCCATGGAGGTCCAGCAGGAGGTCTGGCCCACCGAGGAGTACGAGCTGGCGAAGTCGCTCGTGGATACTTCCCTCCCCGAGGACGACCTCTTCGCCGGCATCCGCGACAATTGA
- a CDS encoding ATP-binding cassette domain-containing protein, whose translation MPGAIHAEGLVKHFGDVRALDGVDLDVPEGSVLGLLGPNGAGKTTAVRVLTTLLRPDAGRAEVAGIDVLKHPNEVRRSIGLSGQFAAVDEYLTGRENLQMVGQLYQLSSRDAKARAGVLLERFNLADAADRTAKTYSGGMRRRLDLAAALVVEPPVMFMDEPTTGLDPRNRQQLWDVIQELVKGGTTLLLTTQYLEEADHLAHDICVIDHGRVIARGTSDELKAQTGGERVEVVVHQRDEIFAASEVLGALGQGEVTVADHTRKLTVPVSGGARLLADVIRDLDERGIAIDDIGLRRPTLDDVFISLTGHAAETEDGNGKATEDSDPTAAADAAKETDK comes from the coding sequence ATGCCAGGCGCCATCCACGCCGAAGGGCTGGTCAAGCACTTCGGCGATGTGCGGGCACTGGACGGCGTCGATCTCGACGTCCCCGAAGGCTCCGTTCTGGGCCTGCTCGGTCCCAACGGGGCCGGCAAGACCACCGCCGTCCGTGTGCTGACCACGCTGCTGCGACCCGATGCCGGGCGCGCCGAGGTCGCGGGGATCGACGTCCTCAAGCATCCGAACGAGGTGCGTAGATCCATCGGCCTGTCCGGCCAGTTCGCCGCGGTCGACGAGTATCTGACCGGCCGCGAGAACCTCCAGATGGTCGGCCAGCTCTACCAGTTGAGTTCGCGCGACGCCAAGGCGCGCGCGGGCGTGCTGCTGGAGCGGTTCAACCTCGCCGACGCCGCGGACCGCACCGCCAAGACGTACTCCGGCGGCATGCGCCGGCGGCTCGACCTGGCCGCGGCGCTCGTCGTCGAGCCGCCCGTGATGTTCATGGACGAGCCGACCACCGGCCTCGACCCGCGCAACCGCCAGCAGCTCTGGGACGTCATCCAGGAGCTGGTCAAGGGCGGCACGACCCTGCTGCTCACCACGCAGTACCTGGAAGAGGCCGACCACCTGGCGCACGACATCTGCGTCATCGACCACGGCCGCGTCATCGCGCGCGGCACCTCCGACGAGCTCAAGGCACAGACCGGCGGCGAGCGCGTCGAGGTCGTCGTGCACCAGCGCGACGAGATCTTCGCCGCCAGCGAGGTCCTCGGCGCCCTCGGCCAGGGCGAGGTCACGGTCGCGGACCACACCCGCAAGCTCACCGTGCCCGTCAGCGGCGGCGCCCGGCTGCTCGCCGACGTCATCCGGGACCTGGACGAGCGCGGCATCGCCATCGACGACATCGGGCTGCGCCGTCCCACGCTGGACGACGTGTTCATCTCGCTCACCGGCCACGCGGCCGAGACCGAGGACGGGAACGGGAAGGCAACCGAGGACAGCGACCCCACGGCCGCCGCCGACGCCGCGAAGGAGACCGACAAGTGA
- the ilvA gene encoding threonine ammonia-lyase codes for MSAAAAGAVSLDDVRDAQNILAGIARVTALEGSRFLSRLVDAPVHLKCENLQRTGSFKLRGAYVRIAGLGEGQRHRGVVAASAGNHAQGVALAASLLGVRSTVFMPVGAPLPKVAATLDYGADVRLHGQVVDETLEAAESYAAATGAVLIHPFDHPDVVAGQGTVGLEVLEQCPEVSTIVVGIGGGGLAAGIAVAVKAVRPDVRIIGVQAEDAAAYPPSLAAGRPVALESFGTMADGIQVGKPGDVPFKIIGEYVDEVRTVSEDALSAAVLLCLERAKLVVEPAGAAPVAALLSDPAAFGGGPVVAVLSGGNVDPLLVQRILRHGLAAAGRYLSLRLRVTDRPGVLATLLGVLSEADANVLDVSHVRTDPRLGLSEAEVELQLETKGREHCERVLDALRKAGYTVTA; via the coding sequence ATGAGCGCAGCCGCGGCCGGTGCCGTCAGTCTGGACGACGTTCGCGACGCACAGAACATCCTCGCCGGCATCGCACGGGTCACTGCGCTGGAGGGCAGCAGGTTCCTCTCCCGGCTGGTCGACGCGCCGGTCCATCTGAAGTGCGAGAACCTGCAGCGGACCGGTTCCTTCAAGCTCCGCGGCGCGTACGTGCGCATCGCCGGGCTCGGCGAGGGGCAGCGCCACCGCGGCGTGGTCGCCGCCAGCGCCGGGAACCACGCGCAGGGCGTCGCCCTGGCCGCATCGCTGCTCGGCGTGCGCTCGACGGTCTTCATGCCGGTCGGCGCCCCGCTGCCCAAGGTGGCCGCGACGCTGGACTACGGCGCGGACGTACGGCTGCACGGGCAGGTCGTCGACGAGACGCTGGAGGCGGCGGAGTCGTATGCCGCGGCGACCGGCGCCGTCCTCATCCACCCCTTCGACCACCCCGACGTGGTGGCGGGCCAGGGCACGGTCGGCCTGGAGGTGCTGGAGCAGTGCCCCGAGGTGTCGACGATCGTGGTGGGGATCGGCGGCGGCGGCCTGGCGGCCGGGATCGCGGTGGCGGTGAAGGCGGTCCGGCCCGACGTGCGGATCATCGGCGTGCAGGCGGAGGACGCGGCGGCGTATCCGCCCTCGCTCGCGGCGGGGCGGCCGGTGGCGCTGGAGTCGTTCGGGACGATGGCGGACGGCATCCAGGTCGGGAAGCCGGGCGACGTCCCCTTCAAAATCATTGGCGAGTACGTGGACGAGGTGCGTACGGTCTCCGAGGACGCGCTGTCCGCCGCGGTACTGCTGTGCCTGGAGCGGGCGAAGCTGGTCGTCGAGCCGGCCGGAGCGGCTCCGGTCGCCGCGCTGCTGTCCGATCCGGCGGCCTTCGGGGGCGGTCCGGTGGTGGCGGTGCTCTCCGGCGGGAACGTCGATCCGCTGCTCGTCCAGCGCATCCTGAGGCACGGCCTGGCGGCGGCGGGGAGGTACCTTTCGCTGCGGCTGCGCGTGACCGACCGCCCGGGGGTGCTCGCGACGCTGCTGGGGGTGTTGTCAGAGGCGGACGCTAACGTCCTCGACGTGAGCCATGTGCGGACGGATCCGCGCCTCGGGCTCTCGGAGGCCGAAGTCGAGCTACAGCTAGAGACGAAGGGGCGGGAGCACTGTGAACGAGTGCTCGATGCGCTCCGGAAAGCCGGGTACACGGTGACTGCCTGA
- a CDS encoding MarR family winged helix-turn-helix transcriptional regulator, with amino-acid sequence MPSPPSPTDTPAPADLLSDLQHQLAVFARRAEQTRLAGAGQMRNTMDRAAYLLLNRLEQHGPTGVKALAAGMGIDSSTVTRQVAPLVDGGLVERATHPEDGRAVVLELTALGRARLHEVQDSRRELVARLTADWTPMERATFCTLLTRFNTSVSQANAGQQEGRQSGRQDGEESEEERGKESRGRDGLGGPRGGGD; translated from the coding sequence ATGCCCTCCCCGCCTTCTCCCACCGACACCCCAGCACCGGCCGACCTGCTGAGCGACCTGCAGCACCAGTTGGCCGTCTTCGCCCGCCGCGCCGAGCAGACGCGCCTCGCCGGCGCCGGGCAGATGCGCAACACGATGGACCGCGCCGCCTACCTGCTGCTCAACCGCCTCGAACAGCACGGCCCCACGGGCGTCAAGGCCCTGGCCGCCGGCATGGGCATCGACTCCTCGACCGTGACCCGGCAGGTCGCGCCGCTCGTCGACGGCGGGCTGGTCGAGCGCGCCACGCACCCCGAGGACGGCCGCGCGGTCGTGCTGGAGCTGACGGCGCTCGGCAGGGCGCGGCTGCACGAGGTGCAGGATTCACGGCGCGAGCTGGTCGCACGGCTGACCGCCGACTGGACGCCGATGGAACGGGCCACGTTCTGCACCCTGCTCACGCGGTTCAACACCTCGGTCTCGCAGGCCAACGCCGGGCAGCAGGAGGGCCGGCAGTCCGGCCGCCAGGACGGGGAGGAGAGCGAGGAGGAGAGGGGCAAGGAGAGCAGGGGGCGGGACGGCCTGGGCGGCCCGCGGGGCGGGGGCGACTGA
- the greA gene encoding transcription elongation factor GreA has protein sequence MTQTSDNVTWLTQAAYDQLKAELEHLSGSARSEIAKKIEAAREEGDLRENGGYHAAKEEQGKQELRVRQLQQLLENAKVGEAPPDDGVVEPGMVVTIAFDGDESDTLTFLMASREYASGDVETYSPQSPLGRGVNGKKIGEEASYELPNGKKAMVTILNAKPYAA, from the coding sequence GTGACCCAGACCAGCGACAACGTCACCTGGCTGACCCAGGCGGCGTATGACCAGCTCAAGGCCGAGCTGGAGCACCTGTCGGGTTCCGCACGCAGCGAGATCGCCAAGAAGATCGAGGCGGCTCGCGAAGAGGGTGACCTGCGGGAGAACGGCGGGTATCACGCCGCCAAGGAGGAGCAGGGCAAGCAGGAGCTGCGCGTGCGCCAGCTTCAGCAGTTGCTCGAGAATGCGAAGGTCGGCGAGGCCCCGCCGGACGACGGTGTCGTCGAGCCCGGGATGGTCGTCACGATCGCCTTCGACGGCGACGAGAGCGACACCCTCACCTTCCTGATGGCCTCGCGGGAGTACGCGAGCGGGGACGTCGAGACGTACTCGCCGCAGTCGCCGCTGGGCAGGGGGGTCAACGGCAAGAAGATCGGCGAGGAAGCGAGCTACGAGCTGCCGAACGGCAAGAAGGCGATGGTGACGATCCTCAACGCCAAGCCGTACGCAGCCTGA
- the gap gene encoding type I glyceraldehyde-3-phosphate dehydrogenase, producing MTRIAINGFGRIGRNVLRALLERDSSLDVVAVNDLAEPATLARLLAYDTTAGRLGRPVTADGDTLVVDGRRIKVLAEREPAKLPWAELDVDVVLEATGRFTAATAARAHLDAGARKVLVSAPSAGADVTLAPGVNTEAYDPQAHTIVSNASCTTNALAPLAAVLDELAGIEHGFMTTVHAYTQEQNLQDGPHRDARRARAAAVNIVPTTTGAAKAIGLVLPGLDGKLSGDSIRVPVPVGSIVELNTTVTRDVTREDVLAAYRTAAEGPLAGILEYSEDPLVSADITGNPASAVFDSALTRVDGRHIKVVAWYDNEWGFSHRVIDTLELLTTT from the coding sequence ATGACCCGCATCGCCATCAACGGATTCGGCCGCATCGGCCGCAACGTGCTGCGCGCGCTGCTGGAACGCGACAGCAGCCTCGACGTCGTCGCCGTCAACGACCTCGCCGAGCCCGCCACCCTCGCGCGGCTCCTCGCCTACGACACCACCGCCGGCCGCCTCGGCCGCCCGGTCACGGCGGACGGCGACACCCTCGTCGTCGACGGCCGCCGCATCAAGGTGCTCGCCGAGCGGGAGCCGGCGAAGCTGCCGTGGGCCGAACTCGATGTCGACGTGGTCCTCGAAGCCACCGGCCGCTTCACCGCGGCCACGGCCGCCCGCGCGCACCTCGACGCAGGCGCGCGCAAGGTCCTCGTCAGCGCCCCCTCCGCCGGCGCCGACGTCACCCTCGCGCCCGGCGTGAACACCGAGGCGTACGACCCGCAGGCCCACACCATCGTCTCGAACGCCTCCTGCACCACCAACGCGCTCGCCCCCCTGGCCGCCGTACTGGACGAACTCGCCGGTATCGAGCACGGCTTCATGACCACCGTGCACGCCTACACCCAGGAGCAGAACCTCCAGGACGGCCCCCACCGCGACGCCCGCCGCGCCCGCGCCGCGGCCGTCAACATCGTCCCGACCACCACGGGCGCCGCCAAGGCCATCGGCCTCGTACTCCCCGGCCTGGACGGCAAACTGTCCGGCGACTCGATCCGGGTCCCGGTCCCGGTCGGCTCGATCGTCGAACTCAACACCACCGTCACCCGCGACGTCACCCGCGAAGACGTCCTCGCCGCCTACCGCACAGCAGCGGAAGGCCCCCTGGCCGGCATCCTCGAATACTCCGAAGACCCCCTCGTCTCCGCCGACATCACCGGCAACCCGGCCTCCGCCGTCTTCGACTCGGCTCTCACCCGCGTCGACGGCCGCCACATCAAGGTGGTCGCCTGGTACGACAACGAATGGGGCTTCTCCCACCGAGTCATAGACACCCTCGAACTCCTCACCACCACCTGA
- a CDS encoding ABC transporter permease — protein sequence MGGVSQSARDSLVVAKRNLLRMSRIPEVVIFGLIQPIMFVVLFSYVFGGSMNVGGSTNSEVYREFLMAGIFAQTVTFATAGAGAGIAEDMHKGLIDRFRSLPMARGAVLTGRTLADLVQTALTLVVLALVAALVGWRFHEGLLKALAAFGLLLLLGYAFTWVGALIGLSVRTPEAATSGGLVWLFPVTFVSNAFVDSTRMTPWLRHIADWNPFSATVQACRELFGNPGVSQSDAWPMQHPVLASLIYSVAIIALFRTLAVRKYRNSAG from the coding sequence CTGGGGGGTGTCAGCCAGTCCGCCCGCGACTCGCTGGTCGTCGCCAAGCGCAACCTGCTCCGGATGTCCCGGATCCCGGAAGTCGTCATCTTCGGCCTGATCCAGCCGATCATGTTCGTGGTGCTGTTCTCGTACGTGTTCGGCGGCTCCATGAACGTCGGCGGCAGCACGAACTCCGAGGTGTACCGCGAGTTCCTGATGGCCGGCATCTTCGCCCAGACCGTCACCTTCGCCACCGCGGGGGCCGGCGCCGGTATAGCCGAAGACATGCACAAGGGGCTCATCGACCGCTTCCGGTCGCTGCCGATGGCCCGCGGCGCGGTCCTCACCGGCCGCACCCTCGCCGACCTGGTGCAGACCGCGCTGACGCTGGTGGTGCTGGCCCTCGTTGCCGCGCTGGTCGGCTGGCGGTTCCACGAGGGCCTGCTGAAGGCGCTGGCCGCGTTCGGCCTGCTGCTCCTGCTGGGCTACGCCTTCACCTGGGTCGGGGCGCTCATCGGGCTGTCGGTGCGTACGCCCGAGGCGGCCACGTCCGGCGGGCTGGTCTGGCTCTTCCCGGTGACGTTCGTCTCGAACGCCTTCGTGGACTCCACCAGAATGACGCCCTGGCTGCGGCACATCGCCGACTGGAACCCCTTCAGTGCGACCGTGCAGGCGTGCCGCGAGCTGTTCGGCAACCCGGGCGTCAGCCAGTCCGACGCCTGGCCCATGCAGCACCCGGTGCTGGCCTCGCTGATCTACTCGGTCGCCATCATCGCGCTCTTCCGCACGCTGGCGGTGCGGAAGTACCGCAACTCCGCCGGGTAA
- the msrA gene encoding peptide-methionine (S)-S-oxide reductase MsrA: protein MFLNRHKNHLVTKDEAIPGRPAPAFPVPERHTVLGNPLEGPYPEGLEVADFGLGCFWGAERNFWQTPGVWTTLVGYQGGHTTHPTYEEVCSGRTGHTEAVRVVYDPAVVSYDDLLKLFWESHDPTQGFRQGNDIGTQYRSAVYTHTPAQAKAADTSRASYQQVLSASGYGDITTEILPAADRPFYPAEPYHQQYLDKNPGGYCGIGGTGVSCPVGVARSDG, encoded by the coding sequence ATGTTCCTGAACCGCCACAAGAACCACCTGGTGACCAAGGACGAGGCGATTCCCGGCCGCCCCGCACCCGCTTTCCCCGTCCCGGAGCGCCACACGGTGCTGGGCAATCCTCTGGAGGGCCCGTACCCGGAGGGCCTGGAGGTCGCGGACTTCGGCCTGGGCTGTTTCTGGGGCGCGGAGCGCAACTTCTGGCAGACGCCGGGCGTGTGGACCACCCTGGTCGGCTACCAGGGCGGGCACACGACACACCCGACGTACGAGGAGGTCTGCTCGGGCCGGACGGGCCACACGGAGGCGGTCAGGGTGGTGTACGACCCGGCGGTGGTGTCGTACGACGACCTGCTCAAGCTGTTCTGGGAGTCCCACGACCCCACGCAGGGCTTCCGCCAGGGCAACGACATCGGCACGCAGTACCGCTCGGCGGTCTACACCCACACCCCCGCCCAGGCGAAGGCGGCGGACACGTCTCGCGCGTCGTACCAGCAGGTCCTGTCCGCCTCGGGCTACGGCGACATCACCACGGAAATCCTCCCGGCAGCCGACCGCCCCTTCTACCCGGCGGAGCCCTACCACCAGCAGTACCTGGACAAGAACCCGGGCGGCTACTGCGGCATAGGCGGCACGGGCGTGAGTTGCCCGGTGGGCGTTGCCAGGTCGGACGGCTGA
- a CDS encoding sigma factor-like helix-turn-helix DNA-binding protein, translating to MRQRRSAQQRRRALEFETFCAGAAGRLLHAAQLLTAEPPDAAPQAERLLTQALARTYARWDRLRGEDPYETARQQLVARYAQTSWRYRRTTGGLLDRLSPQERLVLVLRMSEGVAEEQTAAALGLPPERVHQILMRASAAMLSRHTPAAPGRTRREVATP from the coding sequence GTGCGTCAGCGGCGCTCGGCACAACAGCGCCGCCGTGCCCTGGAGTTCGAGACCTTCTGCGCGGGCGCGGCCGGCCGGCTGCTGCATGCCGCCCAACTGCTCACCGCCGAGCCGCCGGACGCCGCCCCGCAGGCCGAACGGCTCCTGACCCAGGCCCTGGCCCGTACGTACGCCCGCTGGGACCGGCTGCGCGGCGAGGATCCGTACGAGACGGCGCGGCAGCAGCTCGTCGCCCGCTACGCGCAGACCTCCTGGCGCTACCGCCGCACCACCGGCGGCCTGCTCGACCGGCTGTCACCGCAGGAGCGGCTGGTGCTCGTGCTCCGGATGTCGGAGGGCGTCGCCGAGGAGCAGACCGCGGCCGCGCTCGGGCTGCCGCCCGAGCGGGTCCACCAGATACTGATGCGGGCCAGCGCCGCCATGCTCAGCCGGCACACGCCGGCGGCCCCGGGGCGTACGCGACGGGAGGTGGCGACGCCGTGA
- a CDS encoding DUF4307 domain-containing protein — MAGAPQTLPEGRYGRSDDTRADRRLKVIGAVFGAALLGFVAWGAVDATAGSKASGELIRFQVMSDTEVQAHIEVRKKADVDAVCTLRSLAADKSEVGVRDVRIDEQKTRVDTVVSIRTTGRGANAELVGCKAADER; from the coding sequence ATGGCCGGTGCGCCCCAAACGCTGCCCGAGGGCCGTTACGGCCGCTCGGACGACACCCGTGCCGACCGGCGGCTGAAGGTCATCGGCGCCGTGTTCGGCGCAGCCCTGCTCGGCTTCGTGGCCTGGGGCGCTGTCGACGCGACGGCCGGTTCCAAGGCGTCCGGGGAGCTGATCCGCTTCCAGGTGATGTCCGACACCGAGGTCCAGGCGCACATCGAGGTCCGCAAGAAGGCCGACGTCGACGCCGTCTGCACGCTGCGTTCGCTGGCAGCGGACAAGTCCGAGGTGGGCGTGCGCGACGTGCGCATCGACGAGCAGAAGACCCGCGTCGACACCGTGGTGTCGATCCGGACCACCGGGCGCGGCGCCAACGCCGAGCTGGTCGGCTGCAAGGCGGCCGACGAGCGATAA
- a CDS encoding GlxA family transcriptional regulator has translation MPASRLRRAAVLVLEGAKPLDAGIPAQVFSTRRSMPYEVRVCGAAPGLVAGGDGLSYHVAHGLDALTWADIVFVPGYRFPDRDDPPPAVTGALITAHRRGARLAAISTGAFALAATGLLDGRRATTHWHYTRALAAKHPEVRVDENVLFVDEGSVLTSAGAASGIDLCLHILRGDLGVAASNHAARRLVAAPYRSGGQAQYVPRSVPEPLGERFAATREWALHRLFEPLTLEALARHAGVSTRTFSRRFVDDTGYTPMQWIMRARIDVARELLERSEQSVEQIADRVGLGTGANLRLHFQQILGTTPSEYRRTFARGE, from the coding sequence GTGCCAGCCTCCCGCCTCCGCCGCGCCGCCGTCCTCGTACTCGAAGGCGCCAAACCCCTCGACGCCGGCATCCCCGCGCAGGTCTTCAGCACCCGCCGGAGCATGCCGTACGAGGTCCGCGTCTGCGGCGCCGCACCGGGTCTTGTGGCCGGCGGCGACGGGCTCTCGTACCACGTCGCGCACGGACTGGACGCGCTGACCTGGGCCGACATCGTCTTCGTACCCGGCTACCGGTTCCCCGACCGCGACGACCCGCCGCCCGCCGTCACCGGGGCCCTGATCACCGCCCACCGCCGCGGCGCCCGCCTCGCCGCCATCTCGACCGGCGCCTTCGCCCTCGCCGCCACCGGCCTCCTCGACGGCCGCCGCGCCACCACCCACTGGCACTACACGCGCGCGCTCGCCGCGAAGCACCCGGAGGTGCGGGTCGACGAGAACGTGCTCTTCGTCGACGAAGGCAGCGTCCTGACCTCCGCGGGCGCCGCCTCCGGCATCGACCTGTGCCTGCACATCCTCCGCGGCGACCTCGGCGTGGCCGCGTCCAACCACGCCGCGCGGCGCCTGGTGGCGGCCCCGTACCGCAGCGGCGGCCAGGCGCAGTACGTGCCGCGCAGCGTGCCGGAGCCGCTCGGCGAGCGGTTCGCCGCGACCCGGGAGTGGGCGCTGCACCGGCTCTTCGAGCCGCTGACGCTGGAGGCGCTGGCGCGGCACGCGGGGGTGTCGACGCGCACGTTCTCGCGGCGCTTCGTGGACGACACCGGGTACACGCCGATGCAGTGGATCATGCGGGCGCGCATCGACGTGGCGCGCGAGTTGCTGGAGCGGTCCGAGCAGAGCGTGGAGCAGATCGCGGACCGCGTCGGCCTCGGCACGGGCGCGAACCTGCGGCTGCACTTCCAGCAGATTCTGGGGACGACGCCGAGCGAATACCGGCGCACGTTCGCGCGGGGCGAGTAG